In Ilumatobacter fluminis, the following proteins share a genomic window:
- a CDS encoding beta-propeller domain-containing protein yields MGSVREHRGSSIAVAVAAAAIATAGCAPDGPAPPTASGPDGTTRTAESTRTGTATGRGTSPSDGTEAGGGSGTLVRAMAPFGDCDAFLYHVKTEAAERVGPYGLHPGGAYWGYDEPADEGDDGDAMDDSAAEEPASAPATDAAGDGGGGDGEIAGTNVQELGVDEADIVKTDGERLIAIDGNTLRHVDIADVDPIVTDAMSLGEGWDYELFLHDGRALVLGNGGSFEHTPVDETFDAEADFAGDTSMPIGSQWLPAAELIEIDLSDPSDLRVVATLQIEGSYLSARQVGDTVRLALSTSPQELPWVAPQSRAGEELATETNREVIARSTYADWTPSFRLTTDDGSTSGDLIRCDRINHPADFSGFDVVSVVDVDLAEGLAAFVSDDTVGVLASGDSIYSSLDRFYVATSRWLAPERFTDDMAVVGFDESFTSLHAFEFVADEPARYLASGTVQGQLLNQFSLDEHRGFLRVLTTHGENWDTGEPSETVLTVLEEQGDRLVAVGEVGGLGRGEQLYSARLLGDVGFAVTFRQVDPFYVLDLSDPTAPAVTGELKIPGFSTYLHPLDENRVLGVGQSATDQGQTTGLKVSIFDVSDPARPLETAQWTMPYGWSPAEYDHHAFQIVGSTVLLPVYDGEFGRYGAVALDVSDGVREIGWIEHDAEVGSAMPAECRTIEASVWPEDSEPFWIAQEMPVHLCSSDAIVPGDCERYPAEEMVFWGEETAMREALDRIDASESDIISWCYPRYDDGEEIVRIVVVDGVIYSVSRRTIQATSLDTLTPLAATAL; encoded by the coding sequence ATGGGGAGTGTGCGTGAACATCGAGGGTCGTCGATCGCGGTAGCGGTGGCGGCAGCAGCAATTGCCACCGCGGGGTGTGCACCGGACGGTCCGGCACCACCGACGGCGAGCGGCCCGGACGGCACGACTCGCACCGCCGAGTCGACCCGCACGGGCACCGCAACCGGACGTGGCACCAGCCCGTCAGACGGCACCGAGGCCGGGGGCGGCAGCGGCACGTTGGTGCGCGCGATGGCGCCGTTCGGCGACTGCGATGCGTTCCTATACCATGTGAAGACCGAGGCGGCGGAGCGGGTCGGCCCGTACGGCCTGCATCCGGGCGGCGCGTACTGGGGATACGACGAGCCCGCCGACGAGGGCGACGACGGTGACGCGATGGACGACAGCGCCGCCGAAGAGCCGGCGTCGGCGCCGGCCACCGACGCGGCCGGAGACGGAGGCGGCGGCGACGGGGAGATCGCCGGGACGAACGTGCAGGAGCTCGGCGTCGACGAGGCCGACATCGTGAAGACCGACGGCGAACGGCTGATCGCGATCGACGGCAACACGCTGCGACACGTCGACATCGCCGACGTCGATCCGATCGTCACCGACGCGATGTCGCTCGGTGAGGGGTGGGACTACGAGCTGTTCCTCCACGACGGTCGGGCCTTGGTGCTCGGCAACGGCGGCTCGTTCGAACACACGCCGGTCGACGAGACCTTCGACGCCGAGGCCGACTTCGCCGGCGACACGTCGATGCCGATCGGGAGCCAGTGGTTGCCGGCGGCCGAGCTGATCGAGATCGACCTGAGCGATCCGAGCGATCTGCGCGTCGTAGCGACCCTGCAGATCGAGGGGTCGTACCTGAGCGCTCGCCAGGTCGGCGACACGGTGCGGCTCGCCCTGTCGACGAGCCCGCAGGAACTGCCGTGGGTCGCTCCCCAGTCGCGAGCGGGCGAGGAACTGGCGACCGAGACGAACCGTGAGGTGATCGCTCGCTCGACCTACGCCGACTGGACGCCGAGCTTCCGCCTAACGACCGACGACGGTTCGACCTCGGGCGATCTGATCCGCTGCGACCGCATCAACCATCCGGCCGACTTCTCCGGGTTCGACGTCGTCTCGGTCGTCGACGTCGACCTCGCCGAGGGACTCGCTGCGTTCGTCAGCGACGACACCGTCGGTGTGTTGGCGTCGGGCGATTCGATCTACTCGTCACTCGACCGCTTCTACGTCGCGACGTCGCGCTGGCTGGCACCCGAACGGTTCACCGACGACATGGCCGTGGTGGGTTTCGACGAGAGCTTCACCTCACTCCACGCGTTCGAGTTCGTCGCCGACGAGCCGGCCCGCTACCTGGCGAGCGGCACGGTACAGGGTCAGCTGCTCAACCAGTTCTCCCTCGACGAACACCGAGGTTTCCTCCGGGTGTTGACGACGCACGGGGAAAACTGGGACACCGGCGAGCCGAGCGAGACGGTGCTGACGGTGCTCGAGGAGCAGGGCGACCGTCTCGTCGCCGTCGGCGAGGTCGGCGGGCTCGGTCGGGGCGAGCAGTTGTACAGCGCCCGCCTGCTCGGCGACGTCGGGTTCGCCGTCACGTTCCGTCAGGTCGATCCGTTCTACGTGCTCGACCTGTCCGACCCGACGGCGCCGGCGGTGACCGGCGAGTTGAAGATCCCGGGCTTCTCGACCTATCTGCACCCGCTCGACGAGAACCGGGTGCTCGGTGTCGGACAGTCGGCGACCGATCAGGGGCAGACGACGGGGCTGAAGGTGTCGATCTTCGACGTGAGCGACCCGGCCCGGCCGCTGGAGACGGCGCAGTGGACGATGCCGTACGGGTGGTCGCCCGCCGAGTACGACCATCATGCGTTCCAGATCGTCGGGTCGACGGTGCTGCTGCCCGTGTACGACGGTGAGTTCGGTCGATACGGGGCGGTGGCGCTCGACGTGTCCGACGGCGTCCGCGAGATCGGTTGGATCGAGCACGACGCCGAGGTCGGTTCGGCCATGCCGGCCGAGTGTCGCACGATCGAGGCGTCGGTCTGGCCGGAGGATTCCGAGCCGTTCTGGATCGCGCAGGAGATGCCGGTGCACCTCTGCTCGTCCGACGCGATCGTGCCGGGCGACTGCGAGCGCTACCCGGCCGAGGAGATGGTGTTCTGGGGTGAGGAGACGGCGATGCGCGAGGCGCTCGATCGGATCGACGCGTCGGAGTCGGACATCATCAGTTGGTGCTACCCGCGGTACGACGACGGTGAGGAGATCGTCCGCATCGTCGTCGTCGACGGTGTCATCTACTCCGTCTCCCGTCGCACGATCCAGGCCACGAGCCTCGACACCCTGACGCCGCTCGCCGCCACGGCGCTCTAG
- the glyA gene encoding serine hydroxymethyltransferase, producing MSVTTSAAASPTDTSPGDRGWLSAPAVAREREILDRLDLTDRGTVDRRIHDLVDRNSEIHDRECINLNPASNVMNPRAEALLATGLTTRASLGHPGDKYETGLEAIEEIEVVAAAAARELFGARHAEVRVGSGALANLYAFMATCDPGATIITPPPSIGGHVTHHTAGAAGLYGLDTHHCPVDAGAFTLDLDALDELAGSVKPALITIGTSLNLLPHPVREIREIADRHGALVLFDAAHACGMIAGGVWPNPLDEGAHLMTMSTYKSLGGPAGGLVLTNDDALAARIDAIAYPGLTANFDVAKTAALGITLLDWLECGSDYATTMRDNAVALAAELAERGLPVWTTDGGHTRSHQLAVDATSWGGGHPAALRLREGNLLACAIGLPGLEPGAGLRLGTPEATRIGMRPDDMPELAGLITGALAGDDVSGASSAMRRRFPDVHFVRGVA from the coding sequence ATGTCCGTCACCACCAGCGCCGCCGCCAGCCCGACCGATACCTCACCCGGCGACCGGGGCTGGCTTAGCGCCCCGGCGGTCGCCCGGGAACGGGAGATCCTCGATCGGCTCGACCTGACCGACCGGGGTACCGTCGACCGCCGCATCCACGACCTCGTCGACCGCAACAGCGAGATCCACGACCGGGAGTGCATCAACCTGAACCCGGCATCGAACGTCATGAACCCACGGGCCGAAGCGTTGCTCGCCACCGGGCTCACCACCCGGGCGTCGCTCGGGCACCCGGGCGACAAGTACGAGACAGGGCTGGAGGCGATCGAGGAGATCGAGGTCGTCGCCGCCGCAGCGGCACGGGAGCTGTTCGGTGCCCGCCACGCCGAAGTGCGGGTCGGCTCGGGCGCGCTCGCCAACTTGTACGCGTTCATGGCGACGTGCGACCCGGGCGCGACGATCATCACTCCGCCGCCCAGCATCGGCGGGCACGTCACCCACCACACCGCCGGCGCCGCCGGCCTCTACGGGCTCGACACCCACCACTGCCCGGTCGACGCCGGCGCGTTCACACTCGACCTCGACGCGCTCGACGAGTTGGCGGGCAGCGTGAAGCCGGCCCTCATCACGATCGGCACGTCGCTCAACCTGTTGCCGCACCCCGTGCGCGAGATCCGCGAGATCGCCGACCGCCACGGCGCGCTCGTCCTGTTCGACGCCGCCCACGCCTGCGGCATGATCGCCGGCGGCGTGTGGCCGAACCCGCTCGACGAGGGCGCCCACCTCATGACGATGAGCACCTACAAGAGCCTCGGCGGCCCGGCCGGCGGTTTGGTGCTCACCAACGACGACGCACTCGCCGCACGGATCGACGCCATCGCCTACCCCGGCCTCACCGCCAACTTCGACGTCGCCAAGACCGCCGCCCTCGGCATCACCCTCCTCGACTGGCTCGAGTGCGGCAGCGACTACGCGACGACGATGCGCGACAACGCCGTCGCCCTCGCTGCCGAGCTCGCCGAACGCGGGCTGCCGGTGTGGACGACCGACGGCGGCCACACCCGCTCGCACCAACTCGCCGTCGACGCCACCAGCTGGGGAGGCGGCCACCCCGCCGCCCTCCGGCTGCGCGAGGGCAACCTGCTGGCGTGTGCGATCGGGCTGCCCGGGCTCGAACCCGGTGCCGGACTCCGGCTCGGCACACCCGAAGCGACCCGCATCGGCATGCGCCCCGACGACATGCCCGAACTCGCTGGCCTCATCACCGGCGCCCTCGCCGGCGACGACGTGTCGGGAGCCTCCAGCGCCATGCGCCGCCGCTTCCCCGACGTCCACTTCGTGCGAGGTGTCGCATGA
- a CDS encoding potassium channel family protein, with protein sequence MLKSLGVTIAQVTDRLRKNPDVARAGRDYESPEAAVQAAERKRRMRTVFWLVATFVGMVAIFSTMFHELMAREGRSYSWPTSVYWTLTTMTTLGFGDITFESDAGRIFSVVVLLAGSTFLLVMLPFVFIQFVFVPWMNERDRRRAPTTVPEQIRRHLILTEPGPVELALADRAEQAGVPYVILVDDLDLAGNIHDGGRRVMVGELDDPDTYRKARIDEAAMVVATRNDPTNTNIAFTVREIAPDVRILATANAPESVDILEIAGADHVLQLGEILGSAMAARALGIGGKSHVIGDFAGLRIAEAGVVGTAMEGRTLKELALRSRLGVGIIGVWDRGEFSIADPDTELVEPMILLLAATDDQLATFDDEYAVPTADEQHAVIIGGGRVGRAIGANFDAQGHSFTIIEKLADRERAGVPYVVGDAADRAVLERAGLDRATAILITTHDDDVNVYLTRYCRGLRPDVRIVSRSRLDRNVTTLYRAGADAVLSYAGTGSAAIWNQFRGDETLLIAQGLHVFRSPMPDALAGRSLADAHVFRTTGCNVVAVDHDGRIDANPDARAPLPAGGELILVGTDEAESDFATTYRR encoded by the coding sequence ATGTTGAAGTCGTTGGGGGTGACGATCGCTCAGGTCACCGATCGGTTGCGGAAGAACCCGGACGTGGCACGGGCGGGGCGCGACTACGAGTCACCCGAAGCCGCTGTGCAGGCGGCCGAACGCAAGCGACGGATGCGCACCGTGTTCTGGCTCGTCGCCACCTTCGTCGGGATGGTCGCCATCTTCTCGACGATGTTCCACGAGCTCATGGCCCGCGAAGGCCGCTCCTACTCGTGGCCGACCAGCGTCTACTGGACGCTCACCACGATGACCACACTCGGCTTCGGCGACATCACCTTCGAGTCCGACGCCGGCCGCATCTTCTCCGTCGTCGTGCTGCTCGCCGGCTCCACCTTCCTCCTGGTGATGCTGCCGTTCGTGTTCATCCAGTTCGTGTTCGTGCCATGGATGAACGAACGCGACCGTCGCCGTGCACCCACGACGGTGCCCGAACAGATCCGGCGGCACCTCATCCTCACCGAGCCCGGCCCCGTCGAACTGGCCCTCGCCGACCGCGCCGAACAGGCCGGTGTGCCGTACGTGATCCTCGTCGACGACCTCGACCTCGCCGGCAACATCCACGACGGCGGCAGACGCGTCATGGTCGGCGAACTCGACGACCCCGACACCTACCGCAAGGCCCGCATCGACGAAGCGGCCATGGTCGTCGCCACTCGCAACGACCCGACCAACACCAACATCGCCTTCACCGTCCGCGAGATCGCCCCCGATGTGCGCATCCTCGCGACCGCCAACGCACCCGAATCGGTCGACATCCTCGAGATCGCCGGTGCCGACCACGTCCTCCAACTCGGGGAGATCCTCGGCTCGGCCATGGCGGCGAGAGCGCTCGGGATCGGCGGCAAGAGCCACGTGATCGGCGATTTCGCCGGGCTCCGCATCGCCGAGGCGGGCGTCGTCGGCACCGCGATGGAAGGGCGCACGCTGAAGGAACTGGCGCTGCGATCACGGCTCGGTGTCGGGATCATCGGCGTGTGGGACCGCGGCGAGTTCTCGATCGCCGACCCCGACACCGAACTCGTCGAACCGATGATCCTGCTGCTCGCCGCCACCGACGACCAGCTCGCCACGTTCGACGACGAATACGCCGTGCCGACCGCCGACGAACAGCACGCCGTCATCATCGGCGGCGGACGCGTCGGCCGGGCGATCGGCGCCAACTTCGATGCGCAGGGCCACTCGTTCACCATCATCGAGAAGCTGGCCGACCGTGAACGGGCCGGGGTGCCGTACGTGGTCGGCGACGCCGCCGACCGGGCCGTGCTCGAACGGGCCGGTCTCGACCGGGCGACCGCGATTCTGATCACCACCCACGACGACGACGTCAACGTGTACCTCACCCGGTACTGCCGTGGGCTGCGACCGGACGTGCGGATCGTGTCGCGCTCCCGCCTCGACCGGAACGTGACCACCCTGTACCGGGCCGGTGCCGACGCCGTGCTGTCGTACGCCGGCACCGGATCGGCCGCGATCTGGAACCAGTTCCGCGGCGACGAGACCCTCCTCATCGCGCAAGGCCTGCACGTGTTCCGATCACCGATGCCCGACGCGCTGGCCGGACGCTCGCTCGCCGACGCCCACGTGTTCCGCACGACCGGTTGCAACGTCGTCGCCGTCGACCACGACGGTCGCATCGACGCCAACCCCGATGCCCGTGCGCCCCTCCCCGCCGGCGGAGAGCTCATCCTCGTCGGCACCGACGAAGCCGAATCCGACTTCGCCACCACCTACCGCCGCTGA
- a CDS encoding ankyrin repeat domain-containing protein, translated as MGDLDRAGRSDLHYAALEGRVADVMRLLESGADPALADRQGWTPLHFAAQSLHADIGRALIAAGAPVDAADRTGRTPLLVAMFNVRDGDGSIIRMLLDAGADPHHQNRAGISAYDHADTVANYDLHRHLPPRR; from the coding sequence ATGGGCGACCTCGACCGCGCCGGCCGGAGCGATCTGCACTATGCAGCGCTCGAAGGGAGAGTGGCTGATGTGATGCGGTTGCTCGAGTCGGGCGCCGACCCGGCTCTGGCCGACCGGCAGGGCTGGACGCCGCTCCATTTCGCCGCGCAGTCACTTCACGCCGACATCGGTCGCGCGCTGATCGCCGCCGGTGCACCGGTCGACGCTGCCGATCGGACCGGGCGAACACCCCTCCTCGTCGCGATGTTCAATGTGCGTGACGGGGACGGATCGATCATCCGCATGCTCCTCGACGCCGGTGCCGACCCGCATCACCAGAACCGGGCCGGGATCAGTGCCTACGATCACGCAGACACCGTCGCCAACTACGACCTTCACCGACATCTGCCGCCACGCCGTTGA
- a CDS encoding LysR substrate-binding domain-containing protein encodes MALEPAPTTFERLRVLAAIAATGTIAGAARMLDYTPSAVSQHLAALEREAGTALAERSNRGVELTAPGRRLAASGTDLLDEVRSAFDQVAEAPSTTALRIAAFPTAISALLLPARERLEPTVRLTIVHAEPGDALRALVAREVDAAITDGLIDVEHGLHRALLAVEPIQLVVSSSRRVRRLEDCAEARWVLGGATSRTGQAARQRCQAAGFEPDVIAETEDHHVTFDLIRAADAVSVLPALALTDVPDGIRAVTALDLNLHRRIELVTRPRLASTPAIQTLEQTLRP; translated from the coding sequence ATGGCACTCGAACCGGCGCCGACCACGTTCGAACGACTGCGCGTGCTGGCGGCGATCGCAGCGACCGGCACGATCGCGGGCGCGGCTCGAATGCTCGACTACACGCCGTCGGCGGTGTCGCAGCATCTGGCGGCGCTCGAGCGCGAGGCGGGCACCGCCCTGGCGGAGCGGTCGAACCGTGGTGTCGAGTTGACGGCGCCGGGACGTCGGTTGGCAGCGAGCGGCACCGACCTGCTCGACGAGGTCCGCTCCGCCTTCGACCAGGTCGCAGAGGCGCCGTCGACCACGGCGCTTCGGATCGCGGCGTTCCCGACGGCGATCAGCGCGCTGCTGTTGCCGGCGCGTGAGCGGTTGGAGCCAACGGTGCGCTTGACGATCGTCCACGCCGAGCCGGGCGACGCGCTCCGTGCGCTGGTCGCCCGTGAGGTCGACGCGGCGATCACCGATGGCCTGATCGACGTCGAGCACGGCCTCCACCGAGCCCTGCTGGCGGTCGAGCCGATCCAGCTGGTCGTGTCGTCGTCGCGTCGGGTGCGGCGGCTGGAGGATTGTGCCGAGGCCCGGTGGGTGCTCGGCGGTGCGACGAGCCGGACCGGTCAGGCCGCCCGCCAGCGGTGCCAGGCCGCCGGTTTCGAGCCCGATGTGATCGCCGAGACCGAGGACCATCACGTCACGTTCGACCTCATCCGGGCGGCCGACGCCGTCTCGGTCCTCCCGGCACTCGCCCTCACCGATGTGCCCGACGGCATCCGCGCCGTCACCGCCCTCGACTTGAACCTCCACCGCCGCATCGAACTCGTCACCCGCCCGAGGCTCGCATCCACCCCCGCCATCCAAACCCTCGAACAAACCCTCCGGCCGTAG
- a CDS encoding phytanoyl-CoA dioxygenase family protein codes for MRTLLSADELATFERDGVVVLPERFTQGEVDEINAALDELMDEDVPENIREKSSGVVRTAMGLHRRHERFARLVRDPRLLDPALQVLGDVPVYAQQVKVNAKAAFTGEQWQWHYDFATHHHEDGVPEPLALNVHIFLDDVTEFNGPLMFVRGSHRDGPAPTSLDTETTSFDLWTVDADVVGPLAERGGLISPKGPAGTVLLFGDAVVHASPPNMSPWPRRIFSLIVNPVSNRQTTERRADHFHHRDATPLNG; via the coding sequence ATGAGGACCCTCCTGTCGGCGGACGAGCTCGCGACGTTCGAGCGGGACGGCGTGGTCGTGCTGCCCGAGCGGTTCACGCAGGGTGAGGTCGACGAGATCAACGCAGCGCTCGACGAGCTGATGGACGAGGACGTGCCGGAGAACATCCGTGAGAAGTCGAGCGGTGTCGTGCGCACCGCCATGGGGCTGCACCGCCGCCACGAACGGTTCGCCCGGCTGGTCCGCGACCCGCGCCTGCTCGACCCGGCACTGCAGGTGCTCGGCGACGTCCCGGTGTACGCACAACAGGTCAAGGTCAACGCCAAAGCCGCCTTCACCGGCGAGCAGTGGCAGTGGCACTACGACTTCGCCACCCACCACCACGAAGACGGTGTGCCCGAACCGCTCGCCCTCAACGTGCACATCTTCCTCGACGATGTCACCGAGTTCAACGGGCCGCTCATGTTCGTCCGAGGCTCGCACCGCGACGGGCCCGCACCGACCAGCCTCGACACCGAGACGACCAGCTTCGACCTCTGGACCGTCGACGCCGACGTCGTCGGCCCACTCGCCGAACGCGGTGGACTCATCAGCCCGAAGGGGCCGGCCGGCACCGTGCTGCTGTTCGGCGACGCAGTCGTGCACGCGTCACCGCCGAACATGTCGCCGTGGCCACGCCGGATCTTCTCCCTGATCGTCAACCCGGTCTCGAACCGGCAGACGACCGAACGACGCGCCGACCACTTCCACCACCGCGACGCCACACCCCTGAACGGGTGA
- a CDS encoding competence type IV pilus major pilin ComGC has product MPTRSNDHTAWHADRLDTSDAATDGGYTLIELLMVVLILGVLLGAAILAVGGVTTEAADTGCDADRRQLDVAVGAYEAQTGNDTIDPTPGIHEDDRYEQTLVEGGFLRSVSEYHVVDAGGTVTPQEGSSC; this is encoded by the coding sequence ATGCCGACACGATCGAACGACCACACCGCGTGGCACGCCGACCGACTCGACACCAGCGATGCGGCCACCGACGGTGGCTACACGCTGATCGAGCTGCTCATGGTCGTCCTCATCCTCGGTGTGCTGCTCGGCGCCGCGATCCTCGCCGTCGGCGGTGTCACCACCGAAGCCGCCGACACCGGTTGCGACGCCGACCGTCGCCAACTCGACGTCGCCGTCGGTGCCTACGAGGCCCAGACCGGCAACGACACCATCGACCCCACGCCCGGCATCCACGAGGACGACCGCTACGAACAGACCCTCGTCGAGGGTGGCTTCCTGCGCTCGGTCAGCGAATACCACGTCGTCGACGCCGGCGGCACCGTCACCCCCCAGGAGGGATCGTCATGCTGA
- a CDS encoding type II toxin-antitoxin system VapC family toxin: MIQVVDASAVVAALVDDSPTGRWCEQALQAGPLYAPHLMPFEVANIVRRLVLRGALDDTAGSLAIADIGRLAVELAPYESVAARVWELRDNLTACDAAYVATAELIGGRLVTLDERLARAPGIACEVVTPG; the protein is encoded by the coding sequence GTGATCCAGGTCGTCGACGCATCCGCCGTCGTCGCTGCTCTGGTCGACGACTCGCCGACCGGACGATGGTGCGAGCAGGCACTCCAGGCAGGCCCCCTCTACGCTCCGCACCTGATGCCGTTCGAGGTCGCGAACATCGTGCGGCGCCTCGTACTGCGCGGTGCGCTCGACGACACGGCCGGATCGCTCGCTATCGCCGACATCGGCCGGCTCGCCGTGGAACTGGCGCCGTACGAGTCGGTCGCCGCACGGGTGTGGGAGTTGCGCGACAACCTGACCGCGTGCGACGCCGCGTACGTCGCGACGGCCGAGTTGATCGGCGGTCGCCTGGTGACGCTCGACGAACGGCTTGCGCGTGCGCCCGGCATTGCGTGCGAGGTCGTGACGCCTGGCTGA
- a CDS encoding LPXTG cell wall anchor domain-containing protein, protein MKRVLTIVGAIAVAAGSIGLSTTADAGIGTPVAPVRVIVNAAGSQASNVAAYPPSFIVDGGVTITPSCTPDGPVDNGFSSSIEYTCALAAGSSYELVLPDPPTPFEVARLCQPSGDATIDLTVDPTTTIEGGYFCVAAVIAPTIVLDKILPGSETGPLAETDFTLEVFPSAGGEAVGSDTDPSPDVCEEVADIDTLCGYVEVDPGTYVVGEEAEYGYFPLLVDCASDYFGSDDGGPIIIDPPPERIDSTDAEVTVTPVTDDVFSYFAGCSIGNIYVESQLDVFKTVTNDDGGTATPDDWTVELFDDEGAMVTSVACAADGTCLSDTFPIGQYTVGEVGPDGYDSTVSRTVTTETFPVEALPDEDATFDLDILTQVDITIASDDQPTTTTTTTTIADSTTTVGPTTTAGLQTTTTAFDAGAGTLPATGSSQRNASMALLAFGFVLFGAAAILATRRR, encoded by the coding sequence ATGAAGCGAGTACTCACCATCGTCGGCGCGATTGCGGTCGCAGCGGGGTCGATCGGACTGTCGACGACGGCCGATGCCGGGATCGGTACACCGGTGGCACCCGTGCGGGTCATCGTGAACGCCGCGGGTTCGCAGGCGTCGAACGTCGCCGCATACCCGCCGTCGTTCATCGTCGACGGCGGCGTGACGATCACCCCGTCGTGCACACCCGACGGTCCCGTCGACAACGGGTTCAGCTCGTCGATCGAGTACACGTGCGCACTGGCGGCCGGGTCGAGCTACGAGCTCGTGCTCCCCGATCCGCCGACCCCGTTCGAGGTCGCCCGTCTCTGCCAGCCGTCGGGCGATGCCACGATCGACCTGACCGTCGACCCGACGACCACCATCGAAGGCGGCTACTTCTGCGTCGCCGCCGTGATCGCCCCGACGATCGTGCTCGACAAGATCCTTCCCGGCTCTGAGACCGGTCCGCTCGCCGAGACCGACTTCACCCTCGAAGTGTTCCCGAGCGCCGGCGGTGAAGCCGTCGGTTCCGACACCGACCCGTCGCCCGACGTGTGCGAAGAGGTGGCCGACATCGACACCCTGTGCGGCTACGTCGAGGTCGACCCGGGCACATACGTGGTCGGCGAGGAAGCCGAGTACGGCTACTTCCCGCTGCTGGTCGACTGCGCGTCCGACTACTTCGGGTCGGACGACGGCGGCCCGATCATCATCGATCCTCCTCCCGAACGCATCGACAGCACCGACGCCGAGGTCACGGTCACCCCGGTCACCGACGACGTGTTCAGCTACTTCGCCGGGTGCTCGATCGGCAACATCTACGTCGAGTCGCAGCTCGACGTGTTCAAGACCGTCACCAACGACGACGGCGGCACCGCGACGCCCGACGACTGGACGGTGGAGCTGTTCGACGACGAGGGGGCCATGGTCACCTCGGTCGCCTGCGCCGCCGACGGCACGTGCCTGTCGGACACGTTCCCGATCGGTCAGTACACCGTCGGCGAGGTCGGGCCCGACGGCTACGACAGCACCGTTTCGCGCACCGTGACGACCGAGACGTTCCCCGTCGAGGCGTTGCCGGACGAAGACGCCACGTTCGATCTCGACATCCTCACCCAGGTCGACATCACGATTGCCAGCGACGATCAGCCGACGACGACAACGACCACGACGACGATCGCCGACTCGACGACGACGGTCGGGCCGACGACCACGGCGGGATTGCAGACCACGACGACGGCGTTCGATGCCGGGGCCGGCACCCTGCCCGCCACGGGTTCGAGTCAACGCAACGCCAGCATGGCGCTGCTCGCGTTCGGCTTCGTCCTGTTCGGCGCCGCCGCCATCCTCGCCACCCGCCGCCGCTGA
- a CDS encoding TlpA family protein disulfide reductase gives MVGLGTQDSAEEAVEFVEMTGTTSFPMYWDETFQTWTAFGISAQPAVALLSPDGEPIAGWLGGFPEDEILDAIRTG, from the coding sequence GTGGTCGGTCTCGGCACCCAGGACAGCGCCGAGGAGGCGGTCGAGTTCGTCGAGATGACGGGCACCACCTCGTTCCCCATGTACTGGGACGAGACGTTCCAGACCTGGACGGCGTTCGGGATCAGCGCCCAGCCGGCGGTGGCCCTGCTGTCGCCGGACGGCGAACCGATCGCCGGCTGGCTCGGCGGCTTCCCCGAAGACGAGATCCTCGACGCCATCCGCACCGGATGA
- a CDS encoding FitA-like ribbon-helix-helix domain-containing protein yields MPSVTVRDLPSDVRDELAARAARAGKSLQEYLYDELTALAGRPSVSDLMIDVGRRKRINGRHVDRDAILDARDADRR; encoded by the coding sequence ATGCCTTCGGTCACGGTCCGCGATCTTCCGTCCGACGTGCGCGACGAGCTTGCTGCTCGTGCCGCGCGTGCCGGCAAGTCGTTGCAGGAGTATCTGTACGACGAACTCACGGCGCTCGCCGGCCGGCCGAGCGTGTCCGACCTGATGATCGACGTCGGGCGACGCAAACGGATCAACGGCCGTCACGTGGATCGGGACGCGATCCTCGACGCCCGAGACGCTGACCGCCGGTGA